The following proteins come from a genomic window of Bactrocera tryoni isolate S06 chromosome 1, CSIRO_BtryS06_freeze2, whole genome shotgun sequence:
- the LOC120766237 gene encoding dynein assembly factor with WDR repeat domains 1: protein MSLTKIYLRYYPPGLALNCRNADGKETLHHIDLLNLKANTRVESVIKTITNDLQNSQAVGQRFCSTVAPDCAAGVSDKQQKQILNSPPADKKNTTTDTHFLQQIIDNYTDPLRQAIAKLQRKLLEPTQKKFYSQRRVTHLLPLTNICFDRSGTRCLTGSYDRICRIINTHDAVEEQLLKGHDNVVFSVAFNQPKCNKVVTGSFDGTARVWQASNGQSLCTLYGHTAELVMAEFDPIQSRVIATASMDGSARLFDIETAFELQQLRQHGAEVIVSRFSRCGNMLLTASFDSTAAIWDIRSGCLSTQLRGHTAELSNCVWSFSCDRIATASLDSTAQLWDVRRLNVPLHKITGHREEVLDVCFDSTGGRLATCSSDCTARVWDVRGDLVQLSVMEGHKDEVSKVCFSPPGSLLMTASADNTARLWFTESGQCSQVLSGHDSEVFSCAFSYAGDIIVTASKDNTCRLWR from the exons ATGAGCTTAACTAAAATCTACCTACGTTATTACCCACCAG GTTTGGCGCTCAACTGTCGCAACGCCGATGGCAAGGAAACGCTGCATCACATAGATCTGCTCAACCTAAAAGCGAA CACACGCGTGGAGAGTGTGATCAAAACCATTACAAACGATTTACAAAACTCTCAGGCAGTAGGTCAGAGATTTTGCAGCACCGTAGCACCGGATTGTGCGGCTGGCGTCAGtgataaacaacaaaaacagataTTGAACTCACCACCAGCTGACAAGAAAAACACAACAACTGATACGCACTTTCTACAACAAATTATCGACAACTATACGGATCCGCTGCGACAGGCCATTGCGAAACTGCAACGCAAATTGTTGGAGCCCACACAGAAGAAATTCTATTCGCAACGTCGTGTGACACACCTGTTGCCACTGACCAACATCTGCTTCGATAGAAGCGGTACACGCTGCTTGACCGGCAGTTACGACCGCATTTGTCGCATTATCAACACGCACGACGCCGTGGAGGAGCAGCTACTGAAGGGGCACGATAATGTTGTCTTCTCCGTTGCCTTTAATCAGCCAAAATG CAACAAGGTGGTCACCGGCTCGTTCGATGGCACGGCGCGTGTGTGGCAAGCTTCGAACGGCCAATCGCTGTGCACGCTGTACGGTCACACAGCCGAACTGGTGATGGCCGAATTCGATCCCATACAATCGCGTGTTATTGCCACCGCTTCCATGGATGGTAGCGCGCGCTTATTTGACATCGAGACGGCCTTTGAGCTACAGCAATTGCGTCAACACGGCGCCGAGGTGATTGTAAGTCGCTTCAGTCGCTGTGGCAATATGTTGCTTACCGCATCCTTTGACAGCACCGCTGCCATTTGGGACATACGTAGCGGCTg CCTCAGCACTCAACTGCGCGGACACACTGCCGAACTAAGTAACTGTGTGTGGAGTTTCTCCTGTGATCGCATAGCCACGGCTTCGTTGGACAGCACCGCCCAGCTATGGGATGTACGTCGACTGAATGTGCCGTTACACAAGATAACGGGGCATCGCGAGGAGGTGCTGGACGTTTGTTTTGACTCAACCGGTGGTCGGTTGGCCACATGTAGCAGCGACTGTACGGCACGGGTGTGGGACGTACGTGGCGATTTAGTGCAGCTCTCCGTTATGGAGGGTCATAAAGATGAGGTGTCAAAG GTTTGCTTTAGTCCACCAGGTTCTCTACTCATGACGGCTTCTGCCGATAACACGGCGCGCCTATGGTTTACAGAGTCCGGTCAGTGTTCACAGGTTTTAAGCGGCCACGATTCGGAAGTATTCTCGTGCGCATTTAGCTATGCAGGTGACATTATAGTCACGGCTTCGAAAGACAACACTTGTCGCTTGTGGAGATGA